The DNA window AAGCTGTCCGGCAAGCCCGGCCAGGGTCGCCAGAAGTCCGTAAATCACGACACCACCAACGAGCAGGCGTTCGATTGGAACTTGCATTCGGCGAGGTTGGGCTGTCCCAGCCGGCCAGACTTGCTTGCAGATCAAGCCGTTGAAGCCTGCACGGTGGCCAGTGACCTCGACCTCGCGGCCGACAAGGCGTCGAGCCGACCTCGGCGCATCCAGTTCCCAATGGCCGCCGCCTGCCTGGAGCACGAGGCCAAGCTGCCCTTCGACCAGCTCACCACGAAGGTGTAGGTCGGGGCTTACCGGCACGCTGGCCCTTTCCAGTACCGGTCCCATCGCAGCACCGTTCGCGTACGGATCATCGCGCAGGAGAGATCTGCGCCGGAGGGCAGGCGGCACCAGGCAGCCGTGCGGCTTCCGCCTGCGGAACCTTC is part of the Sphingobium amiense genome and encodes:
- a CDS encoding DUF5818 domain-containing protein is translated as MDAPRSARRLVGREVEVTGHRAGFNGLICKQVWPAGTAQPRRMQVPIERLLVGGVVIYGLLATLAGLAGQLS